One Anolis carolinensis isolate JA03-04 chromosome 4, rAnoCar3.1.pri, whole genome shotgun sequence DNA window includes the following coding sequences:
- the LOC100552598 gene encoding uricase isoform X2: protein MQKAPGCQVSCLDVEYVNSEYGKNGVRLLYIRREGKMHCIKELEISVHIKLDTMNEYLHSDNTKVIPTDTIKNSIEALAKIRGINTIEQFGLDICDHFLTSFCHVVYCNAFIQEVPWQRLEKDGTPHVHAFLYSSEGVRFCEVEQSVDGAPIVFSGIKDLKIMKTTQSGFQNFYKDKYTTLPERRDRILSVEMLIKWCYGVCPEGLDYDCIWRTAHESALDAFAGPPETGHYSPSYQKTVNCVQEYILEKIPQVEEVEVICSNIHYSLTPLEKLGLCNDKEIFTPQDTPFGACASTLRRKKGPEEECDTVVESKTHCSAGWKPALKSN from the exons TGCCTGGATGTGGAATACGTGAATTCTGAATATGGAAAAAATGGAGTGCGACTCCTGTATATTAGAAGAGAAGGCAAGATGCATTGCATCAAAGAACTGGAAATCTCTGTACATATAAAACTGGACACTATGAATGAATACCTGCATTCTGATAACACCAAAGTTATCCCCACTGACACCATAAAGAATTCAATTGAAGCTCTAGCCAAAATTCGTGGG ATCAACACGATAGAACAGTTTGGCCTTGACATCTGTGATCACTTCCTCACCTCATTTTGCCACGTTGTGTATTGCAATGCCTTCATCCAAGAGGTGCCATGGCAGCGCCTAGAAAAG GATGGTACCCCACATGTACATGCTTTTCTGTATAGCTCTGAAGGGGTTCGATTTTGCGAAGTAGAACAGTCTGTGGATG GTGCACCAATTGTTTTCTCTGGCATCAAAGATCTGAAAATTATGAAAACAACCCAATCTGGATTTCAAAACTTCTACAAGGATAAGTACACCACACTTCCAGAAAGAAGAGATAGAATTCTCTCAGTGGAAATGTTGATAAAGTGGTGCTATGGTGTATGCCCAGAAGGCCTTGACTATGACTGTATATG GAGAACTGCACATGAAAGTGCCCTTGATGCCTTTGCTGGACCACCTGAAACAGGTCATTACTCACCTTCTTACCAGAAGACTGTCAACTGTGTTCAGGAATACATCCTGGAAAAAATCCCACAG GTGGAAGAAGTGGAAGTGATCTGTTCCAACATCCATTATTCACTGACACCTCTAGAAAAACTGGGGTTGTGCAATGACAAGGAG ATCTTTACACCTCAGGATACACCCTTTGGGGCTTGTGCATCAACGCTGCGTAGGAAGAAGGGCCCAGAAGAAGAGTGTGACACTGTCGTAGAGAGCAAAACCCACTGCTCTGCTGGATGGAAGCCTGCCCTGAAGTCAAATTAA
- the LOC100552598 gene encoding uricase isoform X1, which produces MELELIEGAHPHSPQVGFEPGSFQCLDVEYVNSEYGKNGVRLLYIRREGKMHCIKELEISVHIKLDTMNEYLHSDNTKVIPTDTIKNSIEALAKIRGINTIEQFGLDICDHFLTSFCHVVYCNAFIQEVPWQRLEKDGTPHVHAFLYSSEGVRFCEVEQSVDGAPIVFSGIKDLKIMKTTQSGFQNFYKDKYTTLPERRDRILSVEMLIKWCYGVCPEGLDYDCIWRTAHESALDAFAGPPETGHYSPSYQKTVNCVQEYILEKIPQVEEVEVICSNIHYSLTPLEKLGLCNDKEIFTPQDTPFGACASTLRRKKGPEEECDTVVESKTHCSAGWKPALKSN; this is translated from the exons TGCCTGGATGTGGAATACGTGAATTCTGAATATGGAAAAAATGGAGTGCGACTCCTGTATATTAGAAGAGAAGGCAAGATGCATTGCATCAAAGAACTGGAAATCTCTGTACATATAAAACTGGACACTATGAATGAATACCTGCATTCTGATAACACCAAAGTTATCCCCACTGACACCATAAAGAATTCAATTGAAGCTCTAGCCAAAATTCGTGGG ATCAACACGATAGAACAGTTTGGCCTTGACATCTGTGATCACTTCCTCACCTCATTTTGCCACGTTGTGTATTGCAATGCCTTCATCCAAGAGGTGCCATGGCAGCGCCTAGAAAAG GATGGTACCCCACATGTACATGCTTTTCTGTATAGCTCTGAAGGGGTTCGATTTTGCGAAGTAGAACAGTCTGTGGATG GTGCACCAATTGTTTTCTCTGGCATCAAAGATCTGAAAATTATGAAAACAACCCAATCTGGATTTCAAAACTTCTACAAGGATAAGTACACCACACTTCCAGAAAGAAGAGATAGAATTCTCTCAGTGGAAATGTTGATAAAGTGGTGCTATGGTGTATGCCCAGAAGGCCTTGACTATGACTGTATATG GAGAACTGCACATGAAAGTGCCCTTGATGCCTTTGCTGGACCACCTGAAACAGGTCATTACTCACCTTCTTACCAGAAGACTGTCAACTGTGTTCAGGAATACATCCTGGAAAAAATCCCACAG GTGGAAGAAGTGGAAGTGATCTGTTCCAACATCCATTATTCACTGACACCTCTAGAAAAACTGGGGTTGTGCAATGACAAGGAG ATCTTTACACCTCAGGATACACCCTTTGGGGCTTGTGCATCAACGCTGCGTAGGAAGAAGGGCCCAGAAGAAGAGTGTGACACTGTCGTAGAGAGCAAAACCCACTGCTCTGCTGGATGGAAGCCTGCCCTGAAGTCAAATTAA
- the LOC100552598 gene encoding uricase isoform X3 — protein MHCIKELEISVHIKLDTMNEYLHSDNTKVIPTDTIKNSIEALAKIRGINTIEQFGLDICDHFLTSFCHVVYCNAFIQEVPWQRLEKDGTPHVHAFLYSSEGVRFCEVEQSVDGAPIVFSGIKDLKIMKTTQSGFQNFYKDKYTTLPERRDRILSVEMLIKWCYGVCPEGLDYDCIWRTAHESALDAFAGPPETGHYSPSYQKTVNCVQEYILEKIPQVEEVEVICSNIHYSLTPLEKLGLCNDKEIFTPQDTPFGACASTLRRKKGPEEECDTVVESKTHCSAGWKPALKSN, from the exons ATGCATTGCATCAAAGAACTGGAAATCTCTGTACATATAAAACTGGACACTATGAATGAATACCTGCATTCTGATAACACCAAAGTTATCCCCACTGACACCATAAAGAATTCAATTGAAGCTCTAGCCAAAATTCGTGGG ATCAACACGATAGAACAGTTTGGCCTTGACATCTGTGATCACTTCCTCACCTCATTTTGCCACGTTGTGTATTGCAATGCCTTCATCCAAGAGGTGCCATGGCAGCGCCTAGAAAAG GATGGTACCCCACATGTACATGCTTTTCTGTATAGCTCTGAAGGGGTTCGATTTTGCGAAGTAGAACAGTCTGTGGATG GTGCACCAATTGTTTTCTCTGGCATCAAAGATCTGAAAATTATGAAAACAACCCAATCTGGATTTCAAAACTTCTACAAGGATAAGTACACCACACTTCCAGAAAGAAGAGATAGAATTCTCTCAGTGGAAATGTTGATAAAGTGGTGCTATGGTGTATGCCCAGAAGGCCTTGACTATGACTGTATATG GAGAACTGCACATGAAAGTGCCCTTGATGCCTTTGCTGGACCACCTGAAACAGGTCATTACTCACCTTCTTACCAGAAGACTGTCAACTGTGTTCAGGAATACATCCTGGAAAAAATCCCACAG GTGGAAGAAGTGGAAGTGATCTGTTCCAACATCCATTATTCACTGACACCTCTAGAAAAACTGGGGTTGTGCAATGACAAGGAG ATCTTTACACCTCAGGATACACCCTTTGGGGCTTGTGCATCAACGCTGCGTAGGAAGAAGGGCCCAGAAGAAGAGTGTGACACTGTCGTAGAGAGCAAAACCCACTGCTCTGCTGGATGGAAGCCTGCCCTGAAGTCAAATTAA
- the LOC107983058 gene encoding dnaJ homolog subfamily B member 6-like produces MVNYYEVLGVQKTASSDKIKKAYRQLALKVHPDKNPGNREAAEKKFVEISKAYEVLSDDKKRDAYDRSNRAVIKERHAERRGGTGGRRDDGGRRDKVRERRRTETELCSHQPHMNEHENVDSFSLNIFGDLLDHISGQSSRSGSSFSISINGVSPIPGTGFTSFGPEITGCSSCSVKSSSNGKFKSVITTSKIVNGRKVITKRIVLNGKESIEIEEEPLCH; encoded by the coding sequence ATGGTGAATTACTACGAGGTCCTCGGAGTACAAAAAACTGCTTCTTCGGATAAGATTAAAAAGGCATACCGACAGTTGGCCTTAAAGGTGCATCCTGATAAAAATCCAGGAAACAGAGAAGCCGCAGAGAAGAAATTTGTAGAAATCTCTAAGGCATATGAGGTCTTATCTGATGATAAAAAGAGAGATGCGTATGACCGATCCAACAGAGCAGTCATAAAAGAAAGGCATGCAGAAAGACGAGGTGGAACTGGAGGCAGACGTGATGATGGTGGCCGGAGAGACAAAGTCCGTGAAAGAAGGCGGACTGAAACTGAACTTTGCTCCCACCAGCCTCACATGAATGAGCATGAAAATGTGGACTCCTTCTCACTTAACATTTTTGGTGATCTGCTTGACCACATTTCTGGGCAGAGCAGCCGAAGTGGCAGCAGCTTTTCCATCTCTATCAATGGCGTGTCCCCTATTCCGGGAACTGGGTTTACTTCTTTTGGCCCTGAGATTACTGGATGCAGTTCCTGTTCCGTAAAGAGTAGCAGCAATGGGAAGTTCAAGTCTGTCATAACAACTAGCAAGATTGTGAATGGCCGAAAAGTCATCACGAAGAGAATTGTGCTGAATGGCAAAGAGAGCATCGAAATTGAGGAGGAGCCACTCTGCCACTGA